A stretch of DNA from Cellulomonas fengjieae:
CGCGCCGGGCGAGGTTCCTGTACACGGTGGTCAGCGGCCTCTCGATCGCGCAGGCACTCCCCGCCGAGACCCCGCGCGTGCGGACAGAGATCGAGGTTCTGCGCACAGCCGCCGAGTACGTCCTGAACGCCCGCCCTGAGCGAGCTCGCGAGCTTGACCGTGTTCCGGGAACACGGTGTCGACTGGCGACGCACGCGGGCCCATCCCCCTGCCACGACCTGGAGCACGCACATGATCAAAGCTCACGCCCTGACCAAGCGCTACGGCGCGAAGACTGCCGTCGACAGCATCGACTTCACTGTCCGCCCCGGCCTGGTGACCGGCTTCCTCGGCCCGAACGGCGCGGGGAAGTCCACCACCATGCGGATGATCATGGGCCTCGACCGTCCGTCGAGCGGTTCGGTCACGGTGAACGGCCTGCCGTACGCCCGGCACCGGGCCCCGGTGCGTCAGGTCGGTGCGCTGCTCGACGCCAAGGCCGTGCATCCCGGGCGCAGCGCGCGCAGCCATCTCCTCGCCGTCGCCGCCACACACCGCATCGGCGCGAGGCGCGTCGACGAGGTGATCGGGTACACGGGGCTCGGGCCGGTGGCGGGCAAGCGGGTGGGCGGGTTCTCGCTCGGCATGGGTCAGCGCCTCGGGATCGCCGTGGCACTGCTCGGCGATCCCGCCACGCTCATTCTCGACGAGCCGGTCAACGGGCTGGACCCCGAGGGCGTGGTGTGGGTGCGTCAGCTCGCTCGACGCCTTGCCGCGGAGGGGCGCACCGTGTTCCTCTCCTCGCACCTGATGAGCGAGATGGCACAGACGGCCGACCACATCCTCATCCTCGGACGGGGTCGGATCATCGCCGACGCCCCCGTGGGTGAGATCCTCGGCGGCGTCGAGGGTGAGTCGGTGCAGGTGCGCACCCCGCAGGCCGCACCCCTTGCCCGGCTGCTCGAAGCCGAAGGCGCCACCGTGCCGGCCGCCGAGCTCGACCTGCTGTCCGTGAGAGGCCTCACCGCGCAGCGCATCGCCGAGATCGCGGCCGCCGCGGGGGTCGTGATCTACGGGCTCACTCCCGTGACGCGGTCACTCGAAGACGCCTACATGGCGCTGACCCGGGACGACGTCGAGTACCGCAGCGCGGAGGCGAACCGATGAGCACCACGTCCACGAACCCGGTCCCGACCGCTGTCGGAGACGACCTCAGCTTCGCCGGAGCGGTCCTCTCGGAGTGGGTCAAGCTCCGCACCATCCGCTCCACCTGGTGGTTGTACGCGATCCTGCTCGTCCTCACCGTCGCGCTCGGTGCGCAGATGTCGTCGTCGCTCTCCTTCCAGGGCGTCGACGGCGTCCCGACCCAGGACGCGATCCAGGACCTGGCGGTCTACGCCGTCATGGTCAGCACCGACTTCAGCGCGCTCGTCGTGAGCGTGCTCGGCGTGCTCGTCATCGCCGGCGAGTACGGCACCGGCATGATCCGGTCGACCCTCACCGCCGTCCCGCGACGGCTGACGGCCCTGTTCGCCAAGGCGCTCGTCTTCGTGATCGCGACCACCGTCGTCAGCGCGGTCGCGCTCGCGCTCACCGTTCCGATCTCGGTCGGCCTGCTGTCGGGCAACGGCATGGACGTCCGCCTCGACGACCCGCAGTACTGGCTCTCGCTCCTGGGTGGAGTGGGATACCTCGTGCTGGTCGGTCTCATCGCGTTCTCGATCGGTGCACTCCTGCGCACCACGGCCGGCGGCGTCGCGACGGCGCTCGGCCTCGTCCTGGCGGCGCCGCTCGCGCTGAGCCTCGTCCTCGGCTCGGCCGAACCGGCCTGGGCGGACACCATCGCGACGCTCCTGCCGTCGACCGCGGGCAGCGTGCTCGTCAGCTATCCGACAGAGCAGAGCTGGGTCGACCTCGCCGCACCGGCAGCCAGCGGCTGGATCACCGAACCGTGGCAGGGCGGGCTCGTCCTCGCCGCCTGGGTGGTCGTCCTGCTCACCGGCGCGGCGGTGCTGCTCAGGCGTCGCGACGCCTGAGCGCCACACCGTCGTCCGGTGTGCCCGTTGTTCGCTCGCCTCTCAGTAACCACGGCGACGAGTTACCGCCCCGCAGCTCGGCCAGGCTCGTGAGCCGGCCGATGAGCGAGTACCCCGGGACTCATCGCGCTGCGGTACATCAGCGCCGACGTCCGCGTAGGGCCGGTCCCCACCCTCCTGGGGACCGGCCCTACGACGTCCTCCCCAGCGTGCTCCCCGTCGCGACAGGAGTCAAGCGGCTATTGACGGTCGTCACACGTTCGCTCACGCGAGGTCGAGCGTCAGCGTCCTGCCCCACTCGTGCCGGGCGGCCTCCACGAAGCCGATGCGGTCGTAGAACGCGATCGCGCCCTCGTTGCGGCTGTCCACCCCGAGGTACAGGCCCGGCACCCCCCGCGCGCGCAGGGCGGTCGCAAGCGTCTCGACCAGCCGGCGCCCGAGCCCTTGCCCCTGGACCCGGGGCAGCAGGTCGATGTGCATGTGCGCGGGGAACCGGTCGAACAGTGCCGGGTCGCCGCCCGACGAGTCGTGGATCCGCGCCACGAGCACGTGGTCCTCGGTGCCGTCGTGCGGGTCCTCCCGCAGCGGGTAGCGCGCGCGCAGGGGCGGCCACCAGGCGCGCTCGAGCCAGTGCTCGAACCCCGCCGTGTCGGCCGTCGCGACGATGTATCCCGCCGGTCCGAGCTCGTCCACCACGACGAAGGTGAGCGTCGGGTCCGCGGTCGGGTACGGGCCGAGGTAGACGTGGCCCAGCAGGTCCTCGTCGCGGTACAGGGCCGTCGCGTCGCTGCCCGCATCCCCCGTCAGGAGGCAGATCCGGTAGAGCGCCGGGAGGTCGGACGGGTGGAACGGGCGGATGAGGGGGCGTGCGGCAGGCATGGGATCGACCATCTCATGCGTTCCTCACGATCCAGGTTCCAGGATCGGCTCGGACATGCCGATGTCTACGGGGTGACGCTCATCGCCGAGACCACCCCAGACCTGCTGCACCAGGTGTTCCTCGTCGCCGTCGGCCGGTGCGACGACGACGGGAATCCCCTGGGCCCGCTCTACAGCGTGCTGAGCAGCGCCACCTCCTTCCGCGCGAGCATCGTGGTCCCGACGCCCGAGGAGGCGTTCGCCCTCGCGCGCGAGCAGGTCGCCGCCCAGCCGGACCCCGAGGCGTGGGAGATCGTCAGCCTCCTGCACTGACCAGCGCGGCGGTCCTGATCAGCGCAGCGGCCGGAAGAACGTCCGCAGGTCCTCGACGAGCAGGTCCGGCGCCTCCAGCGCGGCGAAGTGGCCGCCCCGCTCGTGCTCGGTCCAGTGCACCAGCCGGTGCTCGCGCTGGTCGACGTGCCGGATCGCCGGGTCGGTGGGGAACAGCGCGTGCCCGAAGGGGACCACGTCCGGGCCGCGCTCGGGCACGGTCGCCACGCGGTTCTCGTAGTACAGGTGGGCCGACGTCGGCCCCGTGCCGGTGACCCACAGAAGCGTCGCCAGGTCGAGCAGGTGGTCCCGACCCACCGCGTGGGCCGGGTCCGGCACGGCGGGGTCGGTCCAGTCGTGGAACTTGTCCACGATCCACGCCAGCTGGGCGACGGGCGAGTCGGCCAAGGCGTACCCGATGGTGTGCGGCCGGGTGGACTGCAGCGCGGCGTACCCGGTGTCCGTGACCCGGCGGTGCTGCGCCCAGACCAGGCGCTCGGCCTCGGCGGCCGTCAGCGACGCCGGGTCCACCTGCGGGACGTCCAGGTTGCCGTGCACGTGGACCCCGACCACGTGCTGCGGCGCGACCCGACCGAGCTCCGGCGACACGACGGACCCCGTGTCCCCGCCCGCGGCGCCGTACCGGTCGTAGCCGAGCGACGCCATGAGGGCCGCCCAGGCGCGCGCGACCCGGCGATGGTCCCAGCCCTCGCCGGACAGCGGGGCCGACCAGCCGACGCCGGGCAGGTGCGGGACGACCACGTGGAAGGCGTCCGGCCCGGCCGCGGTCAGCGGTCCCAGCAGGTCGACGTACTCGAGCACCGAGCCCGGCCAGCCGTGCGTCAGGACCAGGGGGAGGGCGTCCGGCCGCGCGGACCGGGCGTGCAGCGCGTGGATCGTCTGACCGTCGAGCTGCGTCCGGACCTGGTCCACCGTGTCGAGGCGCGCCTGCACGCGGTGCCAGTCGTACCCGTCGACCCAGTGCCCCACGAGGTCCCGCAGGTAGGCGACGGGCACGCCGCGCGCCCACCCGGCGGACTCGAGCGTCAGCGGCCAGCGCGTCCTGCACAGCCGGTCCCGCAGGTCGCGGAGGTCCTCGTCGGGCACCGCGGCGGCGAACGGCTCCGCCGTCACTCCGACCCGGACTTCTCCGGCCAGTACGCCCACTCCTCGAACAGCTCCGCCCGACCGTCACCGTCGAACCGCAGCACCCACAGGTCGCGGTACTCCTGCGGCTCGCCGCCGCCGTACTGCACCTCGACCCGGACCACGGCGTCGGGCCCCTCGGCGGCGATCACGCTCGCCGTCATGGTGAACGGCGTCGGGTCCACCCAGAACCCCCGGATCGCGTCGAGCCCGACGAGCGGCTCCGCGTACGGGGAGCGCAGGTAGCGGGCACCCTCGGCGAACAACCCCTCCACCGCGGACACGTCCTGCGCCCGCCACGCCTGCTCGTACCGCTCGACCCAGCCCATGACCGCGTCCCGGTCCATCGCCGCCTCCTTCGCTCGCGTGGGGGAAGTCTGCTCCCGACCACCGACAGCGGTCACTGCACGCGCGGCGACGCCTCCCCGCGGCGCAGCACCGACAGCTCGACGCGCGAGCGAAGCTGGTCGGTCGGCAGGACGTGGGCGAGGTCGGCGAGCACCTCGTCGCACGCGGTGACGACCTCGGCGAGGTCGACGTCCGGGTCGACGGTGGCCCGCAGGCGCACCACGCGCTCCCCCCGGTCGGCCAGCACGGCACCTCGGGCGGACCGGATCACCGGGACGTCGGCCAGCACGTCGGCGGCCGTGTCCACGGCCGGCCGCGGGTCCACCACGAGCCGCCCGGCGTGCTCGCCCGGCGGCAGGCGCAGCGACCCCACGGATCGCCGGGGCAGGTGCGCGAGCAGCCACCACAGCCCGATCACCACGAGCGCACCACCGACCAGGCCGGTCAGCAGCGCGGCGTTCGGGTCCCCCGTCACCCGGCCGGTGTCGACCCCGATCCGGCCGGGGACGTCGGGCCACAGCGACTCCAGGAAGCCGGTCCGCCACCCCACGGCCGCCACCCCGAGCGCGACGAGGACGAGGCCCAGGAGCAGGACGACCACCCGGTCGAACGCGAGGATCGCACGACTCATCGCCCGTCACCCCCCACGGCCAGACCCGCCGTGACCCGGCCGGCCACCTTGACCGACAGCGGCTGCGCCAGCGGTGCCAGACGCTCGGTCACGGCCGCGCGCACCGCGTCGGCGACGTCGTCGCCCGGGAGCGTGGTGACGGTGACGGTCACGGATCGCCGGGTGGCCGACGCGCGCGCGGACAGCACGCGGTCGACGTCCTCGGCAGCCGACGCGGCGAGCCGGGCGGCGTCGCGCAGGCTGAGGGTGGTGCCGGTCGACGACCTGACATCCAGGCGGGTGCGGACCCGGCGCCCCAGGGCGACCGCGACGAGCCACAGCCCCAGCAGGGCGGCGACGACGCCCACCACGACGACGGCGGTCGTCGGCGTGACGCCGTCCGCGCGGTCCACCAGGGGAGGCAGCCACAGGTCGCCCGAGACGCGCCCGGCGAGGACGAGCGCGTCCCGGAGCACCAGCACCCCGAGCGCCACGAGCGCGACGGCGAGCACGATGCTCACCCAGGCGACCCGCCCGGCGCGGGTCGCCGGCGCAGCGGGCGGGAAACCGCGCGGGGGGTCGACGTGGGTCATTGCACCCTCGCAGCGGGTCGGGCCGACGACGGACGGACGACCTCGCGCACCGCGACGCTGACGTGGGCGAGGTCCTGACCCGCGAGGCGCCTGAGCTCGCGGTGCAGCGCGGCCTGGACGCCGCTGCTGACCTGCGCGGCCGACGCCGGCCACGTGATCGCCACCTCCACCTCGACCCGCGCCCGGGTACCCGCCCGCTGCCAGCGCACGCGCGGGTAGCCGCGGCCGAGCGTGCGCCCGACGTTCCCGGCTGAGTCCTCCTCGGCCGCCACACCCGGGACCTCCAGGGTCACCTGGCGGGCGATGCGGGTCAGGGCGCGGTCGGCGATGGTGAGCCCGCCGCGGGGCTCACCCACGGCCGCGGCCGGCGGCCAGGCCGGGGATGTCGATCCGGCCGTCGACCGCGAGGCCCACGACCACTCCGACCGCCCCGAGCACCAGGGCGAGGACGAACATGCTGAACCCGCCGACGGCGGCGACCAGGGCGAGCAGCAGGCCGGCGAACAGCCCGATGGCGACAGATGACACGGTGGCTCCTCAGATGGTGTCGATGTCCTCGACGTGGACGCGGACGGGCATCGGGGCGATCGCGGAGACCGCCCGCTGGATCCGTGCCGCCGTCCGGGGTACGGGCTCGGCACCGGTGACCACGACGTGCACCTCGGTGCCCTCGTCATCGAGCCGGACCCCGGTGACGCGACGGCCGGGCAGATAGGTGCCGACCTCGCCGAACCGCCCGCCGTGCAACCGCACGACGCCCGGGACGGCGAGCACGGTGGCGGCGACGACCTCGGCGCGGCTCGGCGGCTCGTCGGGCCTCGTCACTGGACCCGGTGCTCCGGCGGGGGAGCCGGCTGGGCGTCTTCCTGCGGCAGGTGGACGTCGTTGACCGTCACGTTCACCTCGACCACGTGCAGACCCGTCATCCGCTCCACCGCACTGATGACGTTGCGACGGATCCCGTCGGCGAGGTCGGCGATCGAGACGCCGTACTCCGCCACCAGGTCGAGGTCCACGGCGGCCTCCGTCTCGCCCACCTCGACCGAGACGCCCTGCGAGTGATTGGTGCGGGCGCCCGGGATGCGCTCCCGCAGGTTGCCGATCGCACGCGCGGCCCCGCCGCCGAGGGAGTGCACGCCGGTGACCTCGCTCGCCGCGATCCCGGCGATCTTGCTGACCACCGTGTCGGCGATCGTGGTGCTGCCCTCGGGCGTGACGAGCGCGCTCTGCCGGGTCCGGGCGGCAGGCGCTGTGACGGTCGTGGACGACTCGCTCATGGTGACCTCTCTCGACGCTGACGTGCACGGTGGATGGCGGTTCTGTGGTGCGTCACGGGCGCTGGATGTGACGTGCGTCACCTCTGCCAGCATGCTCTCCTTCGCGCATCGCCGCACCTCACGGGCTCCGGCGCCGCACGGCACGACCGGACACGCAGGTCAGGCCCACCCGACAGGCCCGACGTGGGAGAGACTGGTCGGTGTGACCGACCTGCTCTCCTCCCCGCGCCCGGTGGGCGAGCCGGGACTCGTCGATCACCGGCCCGACTGGTCGTGGCTCCCCGACCCCGACGACGCCCCCACCGCCTCGGGTCTGGCCCGTGCGCGCGACGAGGCGGAACGGCTGCTCGCCGACCACGGCGTCACGTACGGCGCGGACCAGGAGGACGGCGAGCACCTCTGGCACCTGGACCCGCTGCCCGTCATCGTCGACGAGCCCGAGTGGGCGCGCCTGGACGCGGCGCTGGTCCAGCGGGCCGAGCTGCTCGACGCGATCCTGCAGGACGCCTACGGCCACCGGCTCCTGCTGACCGACAAGCTGCTGCCCCCCACCGTCGTGCTCGGCCACCCGGGATTCGTGCGGGCGGTCGACGGCCTGCGCCTGCCGGGCGGGCGGGAGCTGGTGCTCACCGCGACGGACCTCGTGCGCGACGTGACCGGGGCCTGGTGCGCGGTCGCGGACCGGACGCAGGCGCCGTCGGGCGTCGGGTACGCCATGGAGGACCGACGCGTGGTGTCGCAGGTCCTGTCCGGGGTGTACCGGCAGGCGTCCATCCAGCGCCTGGGGCCGTTCTTCCGCGCGCTGCGCGTCGCCCTGCGCGACGTCGCACCGGGCGACGCGGAGCAGCCGCGCGTCGTCCTGCTGACGTCCGGACCGGGCAGCGAGACCGCGTTCGACCAGGCCTACCTCGCCTCGATGCTCGGCCTCCCGCTGGTCGAGGGCTCGGACCTGCTCGTGCGCGAGGGCCGCGTCTGGATGCGAGGCGTCGAGGGCCTCGAGCCGGTGGACGTCGTGCTGCGCCGCCTCGACGCCGAGTGGTGCGACCCGCTCGACCTGCGCCAGGGCTCGCGCCTCGGCGTGCCGGGGCTCGTGCGGGCCGTGCGCGCCGGCACGGTGAGCGTCGTCAACCCGCTGGGCAGCTCGGTGCTGGAGAACCCGGCCGTGCTGACCTACCTGCCGAGGCTGGCCAACGCGGTGCTCGGGCAGGACCTCGCGCTGGCCTCGGCGCCCACCTGGTGGTGCGGTGAGCCGCGGTCGCTGCAGCACGTGCTGGCCAACCTGGAGCGGCTGGCCGTCCTGCCGACCGTCCGGGGCACCCGCGTCGGGACGATCCTGGGCTGGACGCTGAGCCACCGCGAGCGCGAGCAGCTGGCCGCGCGGATCAGCGCCGAGCCGTGGCTGTGGGTCGGGCAGGAACCGGTGGGCCCGGTCGGGCCGACGGTCGACGGGACGCCCGTGGGCGTCGGCAGCGACCTGCCGTCCGCGGAGGGTATCGGGCCGGCCGACCTCGGGCCCCGCGCCGCGGTGCTGCGGACCTACGCCGTCGCGCACCGCGGCTCGTACACCGTCATGGCCGGCGGGCTGGCGCGCGTCGCCCCGGGCCACGTGGTCTCGTCGGCGCTGGGTGCCGCGGCCAAGGACGTGTGGGTGCTGTCCAGCCAGCCCGACGCGCCCGTCGAGCCGTGGGTGCCGTCCGACGAGTCGTCGGCGGGCGAGTCCCCCACGCCGCGCCGCCCCGCGACCGGCATCTCGCCACGCACCGCCGAGAACCTCTACTGGATGGGCCGCTACGCCGAGCGGGCCGAGGACGCCAGCCGCGTGCTGCGCGTCGTCGTCGACCGCTGGGACGACTTCCACCAGCGCCCGGCCTCCGCGGGCGGCCGTGCGCTCGACGTGCTCATCGCCTCGCTGACCCCCACGGAGCAGTCGCCGCCGTCGTTCCGGGACCTGGTGCTCGACCCGCAGACCGCCGGGACGGTCGCGCGGTCGGTCCGCCGCCTGGCCACCTCCGCCGCCGCGGTGCGCGACCAGCTCTCCACCGACACGTTCGGCCCCCTCGCCCGGATCGAGCGCGCGCTGCGCGACGAGCGGAACAAGACCCGCGGCCGCGTGCCGGACCGGGATCTGCTCGACCTCGGCGTGGCCGGCGGCAACACGGTGACGGCAGGCCTGCGTCCCGCGCTCGACAAGGTGCTCGAGGGCCTGCTCGCGATCGCCGGGATCGCCGCCGAGGGCCTGGTGCGGGACGTCGGCTGGCAGTTCCTGGACGCGGGTCGCCGCATCGAGCGCGCTCAGCACCTGGTGGAGACGCTGCTCGCCACCGTCGTGCAGCGCCGACCCGCGGACGTCGAGTCGGTCGTGCGCGAGTCCGTGCTGCTGGCGCACGAGTCGCTGATCACGTACCGCCGGCGCAACCAGACCGGCGCGGGCGTCGCCGAGATGCTCGACCTGCTGCTGCTCGACGGCAGCAACCCCCGCTCGCTGGCCTACCAGCTGGACCGGCTGCGTGAGTCGCTGGCCCTCGTCCCGCTCGCCGGCCGCGCGCCCGACCAGCGCGACCACCTGCTGTCCGACGTCGCCGACCTGCTCGCCGAGGTGGACCCGGTGGCCATCGCCGGCGCGGTCACCGAGGACGGGCGACGCGCTCGCCTGGAGGAGACCCTGGAGTCGATGCGGTGGCGCCTGCAGGCGGCGGCCGACGAGATCGAGCGCGTGCACTTCGTCCGGCTGGCTCCGAGCCAGGCGCTCGAGGACCCCTGGGACGCCCGGGACGGTGGTGGCGAGTGAGCCGCACCTACGACCTGGTCCACCGCACCACGTACTCGTACGCGCACACGGTCACCGACTCCTACGGCCGCACCACGATGACGCCCCGGGACGTGCCCGGCCAGGCGTGCGTGGCGTCCACGATCGAGATCGAGCCGGCCCCGGCGGACACGGCCGCGCACGTCGACTACTTCGGCAACCGCACCACGTACTTCGGGGTCACGACACCGCACACCCGGCTGGTCGTGACCGCGCGCTCCACCGTCG
This window harbors:
- a CDS encoding epoxide hydrolase family protein, producing MTAEPFAAAVPDEDLRDLRDRLCRTRWPLTLESAGWARGVPVAYLRDLVGHWVDGYDWHRVQARLDTVDQVRTQLDGQTIHALHARSARPDALPLVLTHGWPGSVLEYVDLLGPLTAAGPDAFHVVVPHLPGVGWSAPLSGEGWDHRRVARAWAALMASLGYDRYGAAGGDTGSVVSPELGRVAPQHVVGVHVHGNLDVPQVDPASLTAAEAERLVWAQHRRVTDTGYAALQSTRPHTIGYALADSPVAQLAWIVDKFHDWTDPAVPDPAHAVGRDHLLDLATLLWVTGTGPTSAHLYYENRVATVPERGPDVVPFGHALFPTDPAIRHVDQREHRLVHWTEHERGGHFAALEAPDLLVEDLRTFFRPLR
- a CDS encoding Asp23/Gls24 family envelope stress response protein, whose protein sequence is MSESSTTVTAPAARTRQSALVTPEGSTTIADTVVSKIAGIAASEVTGVHSLGGGAARAIGNLRERIPGARTNHSQGVSVEVGETEAAVDLDLVAEYGVSIADLADGIRRNVISAVERMTGLHVVEVNVTVNDVHLPQEDAQPAPPPEHRVQ
- a CDS encoding Asp23/Gls24 family envelope stress response protein; its protein translation is MTRPDEPPSRAEVVAATVLAVPGVVRLHGGRFGEVGTYLPGRRVTGVRLDDEGTEVHVVVTGAEPVPRTAARIQRAVSAIAPMPVRVHVEDIDTI
- a CDS encoding ABC transporter permease subunit, with translation MSTTSTNPVPTAVGDDLSFAGAVLSEWVKLRTIRSTWWLYAILLVLTVALGAQMSSSLSFQGVDGVPTQDAIQDLAVYAVMVSTDFSALVVSVLGVLVIAGEYGTGMIRSTLTAVPRRLTALFAKALVFVIATTVVSAVALALTVPISVGLLSGNGMDVRLDDPQYWLSLLGGVGYLVLVGLIAFSIGALLRTTAGGVATALGLVLAAPLALSLVLGSAEPAWADTIATLLPSTAGSVLVSYPTEQSWVDLAAPAASGWITEPWQGGLVLAAWVVVLLTGAAVLLRRRDA
- a CDS encoding AtzH-like domain-containing protein, translated to MDRDAVMGWVERYEQAWRAQDVSAVEGLFAEGARYLRSPYAEPLVGLDAIRGFWVDPTPFTMTASVIAAEGPDAVVRVEVQYGGGEPQEYRDLWVLRFDGDGRAELFEEWAYWPEKSGSE
- a CDS encoding DUF6286 domain-containing protein, whose product is MTHVDPPRGFPPAAPATRAGRVAWVSIVLAVALVALGVLVLRDALVLAGRVSGDLWLPPLVDRADGVTPTTAVVVVGVVAALLGLWLVAVALGRRVRTRLDVRSSTGTTLSLRDAARLAASAAEDVDRVLSARASATRRSVTVTVTTLPGDDVADAVRAAVTERLAPLAQPLSVKVAGRVTAGLAVGGDGR
- a CDS encoding ABC transporter ATP-binding protein — translated: MIKAHALTKRYGAKTAVDSIDFTVRPGLVTGFLGPNGAGKSTTMRMIMGLDRPSSGSVTVNGLPYARHRAPVRQVGALLDAKAVHPGRSARSHLLAVAATHRIGARRVDEVIGYTGLGPVAGKRVGGFSLGMGQRLGIAVALLGDPATLILDEPVNGLDPEGVVWVRQLARRLAAEGRTVFLSSHLMSEMAQTADHILILGRGRIIADAPVGEILGGVEGESVQVRTPQAAPLARLLEAEGATVPAAELDLLSVRGLTAQRIAEIAAAAGVVIYGLTPVTRSLEDAYMALTRDDVEYRSAEANR
- a CDS encoding circularly permuted type 2 ATP-grasp protein; protein product: MTDLLSSPRPVGEPGLVDHRPDWSWLPDPDDAPTASGLARARDEAERLLADHGVTYGADQEDGEHLWHLDPLPVIVDEPEWARLDAALVQRAELLDAILQDAYGHRLLLTDKLLPPTVVLGHPGFVRAVDGLRLPGGRELVLTATDLVRDVTGAWCAVADRTQAPSGVGYAMEDRRVVSQVLSGVYRQASIQRLGPFFRALRVALRDVAPGDAEQPRVVLLTSGPGSETAFDQAYLASMLGLPLVEGSDLLVREGRVWMRGVEGLEPVDVVLRRLDAEWCDPLDLRQGSRLGVPGLVRAVRAGTVSVVNPLGSSVLENPAVLTYLPRLANAVLGQDLALASAPTWWCGEPRSLQHVLANLERLAVLPTVRGTRVGTILGWTLSHREREQLAARISAEPWLWVGQEPVGPVGPTVDGTPVGVGSDLPSAEGIGPADLGPRAAVLRTYAVAHRGSYTVMAGGLARVAPGHVVSSALGAAAKDVWVLSSQPDAPVEPWVPSDESSAGESPTPRRPATGISPRTAENLYWMGRYAERAEDASRVLRVVVDRWDDFHQRPASAGGRALDVLIASLTPTEQSPPSFRDLVLDPQTAGTVARSVRRLATSAAAVRDQLSTDTFGPLARIERALRDERNKTRGRVPDRDLLDLGVAGGNTVTAGLRPALDKVLEGLLAIAGIAAEGLVRDVGWQFLDAGRRIERAQHLVETLLATVVQRRPADVESVVRESVLLAHESLITYRRRNQTGAGVAEMLDLLLLDGSNPRSLAYQLDRLRESLALVPLAGRAPDQRDHLLSDVADLLAEVDPVAIAGAVTEDGRRARLEETLESMRWRLQAAADEIERVHFVRLAPSQALEDPWDARDGGGE
- a CDS encoding Asp23/Gls24 family envelope stress response protein, which translates into the protein MGEPRGGLTIADRALTRIARQVTLEVPGVAAEEDSAGNVGRTLGRGYPRVRWQRAGTRARVEVEVAITWPASAAQVSSGVQAALHRELRRLAGQDLAHVSVAVREVVRPSSARPAARVQ
- a CDS encoding GNAT family N-acetyltransferase; translated protein: MPAARPLIRPFHPSDLPALYRICLLTGDAGSDATALYRDEDLLGHVYLGPYPTADPTLTFVVVDELGPAGYIVATADTAGFEHWLERAWWPPLRARYPLREDPHDGTEDHVLVARIHDSSGGDPALFDRFPAHMHIDLLPRVQGQGLGRRLVETLATALRARGVPGLYLGVDSRNEGAIAFYDRIGFVEAARHEWGRTLTLDLA